A window of the Microbispora sp. ZYX-F-249 genome harbors these coding sequences:
- a CDS encoding 1-phosphofructokinase family hexose kinase — MILTLTLNPSLDRTIEVGALTRGAVIRAAATHLDPGGKGVNVSRALLANDVRSCAVIPYGGSEGQQLLDLLSVEGIDMIPVPVAGPTRSNVAIAEPDGTVTKVNEPGTALTPAELDTLAGAVLDAARSADWVVASGSLPPGVPVDVYAGLCRRFADAGINLAVDTSGPALVSAVNAGPALIKPNRDELAEATGTSIACVGDALDAVGKLRAMGARSVLTSLGADGALLAEDDGQVWYGECAVEEPRSSVGAGDALLAGFLAAGARGGTALAEGLAWAGAAVRLPGSRMPCPADIDRTHVRIGPPDPARPLTPPPRPAPGEA; from the coding sequence ATGATCCTCACGCTGACCCTCAATCCCAGCCTCGACCGCACCATCGAAGTCGGCGCTCTCACCCGCGGCGCCGTCATCCGCGCGGCCGCCACCCATCTCGACCCCGGCGGCAAGGGCGTCAACGTCTCACGCGCCCTGCTGGCCAACGACGTCAGGTCGTGCGCCGTCATCCCGTACGGCGGCAGCGAGGGGCAGCAGCTCCTCGACCTGCTCTCGGTGGAGGGCATCGACATGATCCCCGTGCCCGTCGCGGGTCCGACCAGGTCGAACGTCGCGATCGCCGAGCCGGACGGCACGGTCACCAAGGTGAACGAGCCGGGCACCGCGCTGACCCCCGCCGAGCTGGACACGCTGGCGGGCGCCGTGCTCGACGCCGCCCGGTCGGCCGACTGGGTGGTCGCCTCGGGCAGCCTTCCGCCCGGCGTCCCGGTGGACGTCTACGCCGGGCTGTGCCGCCGCTTCGCCGACGCCGGCATCAACCTCGCCGTCGACACGAGCGGCCCCGCCCTCGTGTCCGCCGTGAACGCCGGCCCCGCCCTCATCAAGCCCAACCGCGACGAGCTCGCCGAGGCCACCGGCACGTCGATCGCCTGTGTCGGCGACGCGCTCGACGCGGTCGGCAAGCTGCGCGCCATGGGCGCGCGGTCGGTCCTGACCAGTCTCGGCGCCGACGGCGCGCTGCTGGCCGAGGACGACGGACAGGTCTGGTACGGCGAGTGCGCGGTCGAGGAGCCGCGCAGCAGCGTGGGCGCGGGGGACGCCCTGCTGGCGGGCTTCCTCGCCGCCGGAGCCCGCGGCGGGACCGCCCTCGCCGAGGGCCTGGCCTGGGCCGGCGCGGCCGTGCGGCTGCCCGGCAGCCGGATGCCCTGCCCAGCCGACATCGACCGCACGCACGTCCGGATCGGTCCCCCCGACCCGGCCCGGCCGCTCACACCACCCCCTCGCCCGGCGCCCGGAGAGGCGTGA
- a CDS encoding helix-turn-helix domain-containing protein — translation MAVRDRRAAETGEHEENTFFHRRPAPALRSLVGWYSAYREAGVPPATHRGLPSPYLTMIVTLDDPLVVAAHPDPRTPPGSYDTLVGGLHTAPALITHDGRQSGVQLALTPLGARALLGLPAGELSGLDLDGAEVLGRPAAELRERLLEAPGWDERFAVLDAVLSRRARSMRAQPAEVARAWRRMLATGGRVTVSGLAREVGWSTRHLNGRFREEIGLSPKEAARVVRFDRARRLLQHAAVSGRRLTLADAAAECGFYDQAHLAREFGAFAGCSPSRWLAEEGGHGGELFRNVQAGTQDGSPDSVA, via the coding sequence ATGGCGGTTCGGGATCGGCGGGCGGCGGAGACCGGCGAGCACGAAGAGAACACCTTCTTCCATCGGCGGCCCGCTCCGGCGCTGCGGTCGCTGGTCGGGTGGTACAGCGCCTACCGCGAGGCCGGAGTCCCGCCGGCCACGCATCGCGGCCTGCCCTCGCCGTACCTGACGATGATCGTCACGCTCGACGATCCGCTCGTCGTCGCGGCGCACCCCGACCCGCGCACCCCGCCGGGGTCGTACGACACGCTGGTCGGCGGGCTGCACACCGCCCCCGCGCTGATCACGCACGACGGCCGGCAGTCGGGCGTGCAGCTCGCGCTGACGCCGCTCGGCGCGCGGGCCCTGCTCGGGCTGCCCGCCGGGGAGTTGTCCGGGCTCGACCTGGACGGCGCCGAGGTGCTCGGCCGGCCGGCGGCCGAGCTCCGCGAGCGCCTGCTGGAGGCGCCCGGCTGGGACGAGCGCTTCGCGGTCCTCGACGCGGTCCTGTCCCGGCGCGCTCGCTCCATGCGAGCCCAACCGGCCGAGGTGGCGCGGGCGTGGCGGCGGATGCTGGCCACCGGCGGGCGGGTCACCGTGTCCGGCCTCGCCCGCGAGGTGGGCTGGAGCACCAGGCACCTCAACGGCCGGTTCCGCGAGGAGATCGGCCTGTCCCCCAAGGAGGCGGCACGGGTCGTGCGGTTCGACCGGGCCCGGCGCCTGCTGCAGCACGCGGCGGTGTCCGGGCGGCGGCTCACGCTGGCCGACGCGGCGGCCGAGTGCGGGTTCTACGACCAGGCGCATCTCGCCCGCGAGTTCGGCGCCTTCGCCGGGTGCTCCCCCAGCCGGTGGCTGGCCGAGGAGGGCGGCCACGGAGGCGAGCTGTTCCGAAACGTCCAAGCCGGGACGCAGGACGGGTCGCCAGACTCGGTGGCATGA
- a CDS encoding zinc-dependent dehydrogenase, whose translation MKVARFHAPGDIRLEEVPEPVARPGEVKIRVRNCSTCGTDVKIYRFGHHHIRPPRVMGHEIAGEIVEAGEGVTGWSPGDRVQVIAAIPCGECEECRRGHLTVCPNQESMGYHYDGGFAQYMVVPAKVLAVDGLNRIPDGVGFAEASLAEPLACVLNGQELARVGQGDDVVVVGSGPIGCLHVRLARSRGAARVFLADLNAERLTMAADLVRPDAAICSGETDLVDEVLKLTGGRGADVVITAAASGAAQQQALQMAARQGRISFFGGLPKDDPIIACDSNLVHYRELTIVGANGSSPAHNARALRLIAEGAVPVADLITHRLGLDEVMDAVDVVARGAAIKVTIEP comes from the coding sequence GTGAAAGTCGCCCGTTTCCACGCTCCCGGGGACATCCGCCTGGAGGAGGTGCCCGAGCCCGTCGCCCGCCCCGGCGAGGTCAAGATCCGCGTACGCAACTGCTCGACGTGCGGCACGGACGTGAAGATCTACCGGTTCGGGCACCACCACATCAGGCCGCCCCGGGTCATGGGCCACGAGATCGCCGGCGAGATCGTGGAGGCCGGTGAGGGCGTCACCGGCTGGAGCCCGGGCGACCGGGTCCAGGTGATCGCCGCGATCCCCTGCGGCGAGTGCGAGGAGTGCCGGCGGGGCCACCTCACCGTCTGCCCCAACCAGGAGTCCATGGGCTACCACTACGACGGCGGCTTCGCGCAGTACATGGTCGTCCCGGCCAAGGTGCTCGCCGTGGACGGCCTCAACCGGATTCCCGACGGGGTCGGGTTCGCCGAGGCGTCCCTCGCCGAGCCGCTCGCCTGCGTGCTCAACGGGCAGGAGCTGGCCCGCGTCGGCCAGGGCGACGACGTGGTCGTCGTCGGCTCGGGCCCGATCGGCTGCCTGCACGTGCGGCTGGCCCGTTCGCGCGGCGCGGCCCGGGTGTTCCTCGCCGACCTGAACGCCGAGCGCCTCACCATGGCCGCCGACCTCGTACGGCCGGACGCGGCGATCTGCTCGGGCGAGACCGACCTCGTGGACGAGGTGCTCAAGCTGACCGGGGGCCGGGGCGCCGACGTGGTGATCACGGCGGCGGCCTCCGGCGCGGCCCAGCAGCAGGCGTTGCAGATGGCCGCGCGGCAGGGCCGGATCAGCTTCTTCGGCGGGCTGCCGAAGGACGACCCGATCATCGCCTGCGACTCCAACCTCGTGCACTACCGGGAGCTGACCATCGTCGGCGCCAACGGGTCGAGCCCGGCCCACAACGCCCGCGCCCTGCGGCTCATCGCCGAGGGGGCGGTGCCGGTCGCCGACCTGATCACCCACCGCCTCGGCCTGGACGAGGTCATGGACGCCGTCGACGTCGTCGCCCGCGGCGCCGCCATCAAGGTCACCATCGAGCCCTGA
- a CDS encoding catalase, translating to MTDVSSRGPEPGDERPVLTNRQGHPVYDNQNQRTVGARGPATLENYQFLEKISHFDRERIPERVVHARGTTAFGFFEAYGKWGDEPIARFTRAKLFQEAGKRTDLAIRFSTVIGGRDSSECARDPRGFAVKFYTEDGNWDLVGNNLAVFFIRDAIKFPDVIHALKPDPVTFRQEPNRIFDFMSQTPESMHMLVNLFSPRGIPADYRHMQGFGVNTYKWVNAQGDTVLVKYHWMPKQGVRSMTAEDAARIQAHELGHATKDLYEAIQRGDYPEWELLVQMMSDDDHPELDFDPLDDTKVWPEELFPAKPVGRMVLDRTVSNNFAENEQISFGTGVLVDGLDFSDDKMLVGRTFSYSDTQRYRVGPNYLQLPVNQAKNANVRTNQRDGLMTYHQDQGGENPHVNYEPSINGGLREGQFPTHDEQGPEIVGRLTRKRIPRTNDYKQAGQRYLLMEQWERDDLVENMTTMLSQCDRPIQERMVWHLLLVEDDLGLRVGEGLGITPDDVKHLEPLASQDLTDEDRERLAGLGKNGPRDVSGLKMTHCVPDERATVPAM from the coding sequence ATGACGGACGTGTCGAGCAGGGGACCGGAGCCCGGAGACGAGCGTCCGGTGCTGACCAACCGTCAAGGGCACCCGGTCTACGACAACCAGAACCAGCGGACGGTCGGCGCGCGAGGCCCGGCCACTCTCGAGAACTACCAGTTCCTGGAGAAGATCAGTCACTTCGACCGGGAGCGCATTCCCGAGCGGGTGGTCCACGCTCGCGGCACGACCGCCTTCGGCTTCTTCGAGGCGTACGGCAAATGGGGGGACGAGCCGATCGCCCGGTTCACCAGGGCGAAGCTCTTCCAGGAGGCCGGCAAGCGCACCGACCTGGCCATCCGGTTCTCTACCGTGATCGGGGGGCGCGACTCGTCCGAGTGCGCCCGCGACCCGCGCGGCTTCGCGGTGAAGTTCTACACCGAGGACGGCAACTGGGACCTCGTCGGCAACAACCTCGCGGTGTTCTTCATCCGCGACGCCATCAAGTTCCCGGACGTGATCCACGCGCTGAAGCCGGACCCGGTGACGTTCCGGCAGGAGCCGAACCGGATCTTCGACTTCATGTCGCAGACGCCCGAGAGCATGCACATGCTCGTCAACCTGTTCAGCCCGCGCGGCATCCCGGCGGACTACCGGCACATGCAGGGCTTCGGGGTCAACACCTACAAGTGGGTGAACGCGCAGGGCGACACCGTCCTCGTGAAGTACCACTGGATGCCCAAGCAGGGGGTCAGGAGCATGACGGCCGAGGACGCCGCCCGCATCCAGGCCCACGAGCTCGGGCACGCGACCAAGGACCTGTACGAGGCCATCCAGCGCGGCGACTACCCGGAGTGGGAGCTGCTCGTCCAGATGATGAGCGACGACGACCACCCCGAGCTGGACTTCGACCCGCTGGACGACACCAAGGTCTGGCCCGAGGAGCTCTTCCCGGCCAAGCCGGTGGGCCGCATGGTCCTCGACCGCACCGTGAGCAACAACTTCGCGGAAAACGAGCAGATCTCCTTCGGCACCGGCGTCCTCGTCGACGGGCTCGACTTCTCCGACGACAAGATGCTGGTGGGCAGGACGTTCTCCTACAGCGACACCCAGCGCTACCGCGTCGGGCCGAACTACCTGCAGCTGCCGGTCAACCAGGCCAAGAACGCCAACGTGCGCACCAACCAGCGCGACGGCCTCATGACCTACCACCAGGACCAGGGAGGCGAGAACCCGCACGTCAACTACGAGCCGTCGATCAACGGCGGGCTGCGCGAGGGCCAGTTCCCGACGCACGACGAGCAGGGCCCGGAGATCGTCGGCAGGCTCACCCGCAAGCGGATCCCGCGGACCAACGACTACAAGCAGGCCGGCCAGCGCTACCTGCTGATGGAGCAGTGGGAGCGTGACGACCTGGTGGAGAACATGACCACCATGCTGTCGCAGTGCGACCGGCCCATCCAGGAGCGCATGGTCTGGCACCTGCTGCTGGTCGAGGACGACCTCGGGCTGCGCGTCGGCGAGGGGCTCGGCATCACGCCCGACGACGTCAAGCACCTGGAGCCGCTGGCCAGCCAGGACCTGACCGACGAGGACAGGGAGCGCCTGGCGGGCCTCGGCAAGAACGGCCCGCGCGACGTCTCGGGCCTCAAGATGACGCACTGCGTCCCTGACGAGCGCGCCACCGTACCCGCCATGTGA
- a CDS encoding DeoR/GlpR family DNA-binding transcription regulator, protein MYAEERQQEILRMARDAGRVDVVRLAEQFGVTTETIRRDLTALERAGVLRRVHGGAIPVERLGFEPALAARDEVMTAEKERIAKAALAELPQDGAVVIDAGSTTSRLVQALPPDRELTVVVNSPPLATTLATRPNLTVLMLGGRVRGRTLATVEDWAIQQLSQLNVDVAFMATNGCSVAKGLTTPDPAEAAIKRAMIACADRAVLLADHTKFSGTYLARFATLGEIDVVITDTGLDADQAAALAAAGPEVVRA, encoded by the coding sequence ATGTACGCCGAGGAGCGGCAGCAGGAGATCCTGCGGATGGCCCGTGACGCCGGACGGGTCGATGTGGTGCGGCTCGCCGAACAGTTCGGCGTCACCACGGAGACCATCCGCCGCGACCTCACCGCCCTGGAGCGCGCGGGCGTCCTGCGGCGCGTGCACGGCGGGGCCATCCCGGTCGAGCGCCTGGGGTTCGAACCCGCCCTGGCCGCCAGGGACGAGGTGATGACGGCCGAGAAGGAGCGCATCGCCAAGGCCGCCCTGGCCGAACTCCCGCAGGACGGCGCCGTGGTCATCGACGCGGGCTCCACGACCAGCCGGCTCGTGCAGGCGCTTCCGCCGGACCGCGAGCTCACCGTCGTCGTGAACTCACCGCCGCTGGCCACGACGCTCGCGACCCGCCCCAACCTGACCGTGCTCATGCTGGGCGGCCGGGTGCGCGGCCGGACGCTGGCGACCGTGGAGGACTGGGCCATCCAGCAGCTGTCGCAGCTCAACGTGGACGTCGCCTTCATGGCCACCAACGGCTGCTCGGTGGCCAAGGGCCTGACGACCCCCGACCCGGCCGAGGCGGCGATCAAACGGGCGATGATCGCCTGCGCCGACCGCGCCGTCCTGCTGGCCGACCATACGAAGTTCTCCGGCACCTATCTGGCGCGCTTCGCGACACTCGGGGAGATCGACGTCGTGATCACCGACACCGGGCTCGACGCCGACCAGGCGGCCGCGCTGGCCGCCGCGGGACCGGAGGTGGTCCGCGCATGA
- a CDS encoding PTS mannitol transporter subunit IICB, whose amino-acid sequence MATPYTPTVHGTGVRATIQRFGGHLAGMIMPNIGAFIAWGLITALFIPTGWAPNKTLAELVGPIINVLLPVLIGYTGGRMVHAQRGAVVGAVATMGVVVGADVPMFLGAMIIGPLAALILKYVDRFTAERTRAGFEMLVDNFTAGIVGAATAIAGVLAIGPVVEKVTEVAGDGVAWLVSHSLLPIASVIIEPAKVLFLNNAINHGVLGPLGVAESVKHGKSILFMLESNPGPGLGLLIAYLLFGPRSLRPSTPAAMIIHFFGGIHEIYFPYVLMKPRLILAVIAGGASGVLTFLVTGAGLVATPSPGSIFAYMAVTPKGGWFGVIAGIVIATAVSFAVAAALLGFGRANGDQPDEPVQDTGTNDTTATNDTDDEKRDTTGETAAESVPATKEA is encoded by the coding sequence ATGGCCACGCCCTACACCCCCACCGTGCACGGCACCGGTGTGCGGGCCACGATCCAGCGCTTCGGCGGCCATCTCGCCGGGATGATCATGCCCAACATCGGCGCCTTCATCGCCTGGGGCCTGATCACGGCCCTGTTCATCCCGACCGGATGGGCGCCGAACAAGACACTCGCCGAACTGGTCGGCCCGATCATCAACGTCCTGCTCCCGGTGCTCATCGGCTACACCGGCGGCCGGATGGTCCACGCCCAGCGCGGCGCGGTGGTCGGCGCCGTCGCCACGATGGGCGTGGTCGTCGGGGCCGACGTCCCGATGTTCCTCGGCGCGATGATCATCGGCCCGCTGGCCGCGCTGATCCTCAAGTACGTCGACCGGTTCACCGCCGAGCGGACCAGGGCCGGCTTCGAGATGCTGGTCGACAACTTCACCGCCGGCATCGTCGGCGCGGCGACGGCGATCGCCGGCGTCCTCGCCATCGGCCCGGTCGTGGAGAAGGTCACCGAGGTCGCGGGCGACGGCGTCGCCTGGCTCGTCTCCCACTCGCTCCTGCCGATCGCGTCGGTCATCATCGAGCCCGCCAAGGTGCTGTTCCTCAACAACGCGATCAACCACGGGGTGCTCGGGCCGCTGGGCGTCGCCGAGTCGGTCAAGCACGGCAAGTCGATCCTGTTCATGCTGGAGTCCAACCCCGGCCCGGGCCTCGGCCTGCTGATCGCCTACCTGCTGTTCGGCCCGAGATCCCTGCGCCCCAGCACCCCCGCCGCCATGATCATCCACTTCTTCGGCGGCATCCACGAGATCTACTTCCCGTACGTGCTGATGAAGCCGCGCCTGATCCTCGCGGTCATCGCCGGCGGCGCCTCGGGCGTGCTCACCTTCCTGGTCACCGGAGCGGGCCTGGTCGCGACGCCGTCGCCGGGCAGCATCTTCGCCTACATGGCGGTGACCCCGAAGGGCGGCTGGTTCGGGGTGATCGCCGGGATCGTGATCGCCACGGCCGTGTCCTTCGCCGTGGCCGCGGCGCTGCTGGGCTTCGGCCGCGCCAACGGCGACCAGCCGGACGAACCGGTGCAGGACACCGGCACGAACGACACCACCGCCACGAACGACACCGACGACGAGAAGCGCGACACAACCGGCGAGACGGCGGCCGAGAGCGTGCCCGCCACCAAGGAGGCGTAG
- a CDS encoding enoyl-CoA hydratase-related protein: MVVLSEDDGGVRILTFNRPERLNAWTAEMGRRYFDLLEEADRDPSVRAVVVTGAGKGFCAGADFADLTALQAGTYADEQDPRPNTFPTTLRTPVVAAVNGACAGLGMVHALVCDVVVTAEEAKWTTAFSRRGLVAEYGLGWILPRLAGQARAMDLLLSGRVFTGAEACGMGLAVRAVPGERLLAEAVAYAKELAAQCSPASMAVIKRQIWGGWQSGLDEARDEAVRLMMESFRRPDFAEGVASFLERRPPDFPPLG, translated from the coding sequence ATGGTGGTGCTGTCCGAGGACGACGGCGGTGTGCGGATCCTGACGTTCAACCGGCCCGAACGGCTGAACGCCTGGACGGCCGAGATGGGACGGCGCTACTTCGACCTGCTGGAGGAGGCCGACCGCGACCCGTCCGTACGGGCGGTCGTGGTGACCGGCGCGGGGAAGGGCTTCTGCGCCGGGGCCGACTTCGCCGACCTCACGGCCCTGCAGGCGGGGACCTACGCCGACGAGCAGGACCCTCGGCCCAACACCTTTCCGACCACCCTGCGGACGCCCGTCGTCGCCGCGGTCAACGGCGCGTGCGCCGGTCTGGGAATGGTCCACGCGCTCGTGTGCGACGTGGTCGTCACCGCCGAGGAGGCCAAGTGGACGACCGCGTTCTCGCGGCGCGGGCTCGTCGCCGAGTACGGCCTCGGCTGGATCCTGCCCCGGCTGGCCGGCCAGGCGCGGGCGATGGACCTGCTGCTGTCCGGCCGGGTCTTCACCGGCGCCGAGGCCTGCGGCATGGGCCTCGCCGTACGGGCGGTGCCGGGGGAGCGGCTGCTCGCCGAGGCCGTCGCGTACGCGAAGGAGCTGGCCGCCCAGTGCTCGCCCGCGTCGATGGCCGTGATCAAGCGGCAGATATGGGGCGGCTGGCAGTCGGGGCTCGACGAGGCCAGGGACGAGGCCGTACGGCTGATGATGGAGTCGTTCCGGCGGCCGGACTTCGCCGAGGGAGTGGCGAGCTTCCTCGAACGCCGGCCGCCGGACTTCCCGCCTCTTGGGTGA
- a CDS encoding PTS lactose transporter subunit IIB: MSTIEGKDVRKLIVACDAGMGSSVMLASTLRKQLKGTAVSVEHTPVNSIPADADVIVCHTGLADRARASAPGVVLVPFQVFIGDPAVTRVVAAIKNGGTIDG, encoded by the coding sequence GTGTCCACCATCGAGGGCAAGGACGTCCGCAAGCTCATCGTGGCCTGCGACGCGGGCATGGGCAGCAGCGTCATGCTGGCGAGCACGCTGCGCAAGCAACTCAAGGGCACCGCGGTCAGCGTGGAGCACACCCCGGTCAACTCGATCCCCGCCGACGCCGACGTGATCGTCTGCCACACCGGGCTGGCCGACCGCGCCAGGGCGAGCGCCCCCGGCGTCGTGCTCGTGCCGTTCCAGGTCTTCATCGGCGACCCGGCCGTGACCCGGGTCGTCGCCGCGATCAAGAACGGGGGCACGATCGATGGCTGA
- the galK gene encoding galactokinase has product MRVVDAFRQAYGGEPAGVWHAPGRVNLIGEHTDYNDGFVLPFAVPWGVTAAVSPRDDHTVRIASLQAPGEEQVLADLDRAAGWARYPTGVVAIMRGAGLPVRGADIVIDGDVPKGAGLSSSAALEVSVGLALDDLYGLGLEPMELARLCQKAENEFVGMPCGIMDQAASALSKEGHALFLDCRSLAGRAVPFDLSAYGLQILIINTGVHHELADGQYARRRQDCENAAKRLGVPSLRDVTDLAAALSRLSGDERARTQHVVTENHRVEAVIGLLRAKAVPEIGALLNASHLSLRDQYEVSCPELDVAVEAAVKGGARGARMTGGGFGGSAIALVADDRVDRVRATVEHAYAERGWAAPTFLPATPAPGAHRVR; this is encoded by the coding sequence ATGCGCGTTGTTGATGCTTTCCGGCAGGCGTACGGCGGCGAACCCGCCGGAGTCTGGCACGCGCCCGGCAGGGTCAACCTGATCGGCGAGCACACCGACTACAACGACGGCTTCGTCCTGCCGTTCGCGGTGCCGTGGGGCGTGACGGCCGCCGTCAGTCCCCGCGACGACCACACGGTGCGGATCGCCTCCCTCCAGGCCCCCGGTGAGGAGCAGGTGCTGGCGGACCTCGACCGGGCCGCGGGCTGGGCCCGCTACCCCACCGGCGTCGTCGCCATAATGCGCGGCGCCGGACTCCCGGTGCGCGGCGCCGACATCGTGATCGACGGCGACGTGCCCAAGGGCGCCGGGCTGTCCTCCAGCGCCGCGCTGGAGGTCTCGGTCGGGCTCGCCCTCGACGACCTGTACGGCCTGGGCCTGGAGCCGATGGAGCTGGCCAGGCTGTGCCAGAAGGCCGAGAACGAGTTCGTCGGCATGCCCTGCGGGATCATGGACCAGGCGGCCTCCGCACTGAGCAAGGAGGGGCACGCGCTGTTCCTCGACTGCCGCTCGCTGGCCGGCCGCGCCGTGCCGTTCGACCTGTCGGCGTACGGGTTGCAGATCCTCATCATCAACACCGGCGTCCACCACGAACTGGCCGACGGGCAGTACGCCAGGCGGCGTCAGGACTGCGAGAACGCGGCCAAGCGCCTCGGCGTCCCGTCGCTGCGGGACGTCACCGACCTCGCCGCGGCCCTGTCGCGGCTGAGCGGCGACGAGCGGGCGCGCACCCAGCACGTCGTCACCGAGAACCACCGGGTGGAGGCCGTCATCGGGCTGCTGCGGGCGAAAGCCGTACCGGAGATCGGCGCCCTGCTCAACGCCTCCCACCTGTCCCTGCGGGACCAGTACGAGGTCTCCTGCCCGGAACTGGACGTGGCAGTGGAGGCCGCGGTCAAGGGCGGCGCACGGGGGGCGCGGATGACCGGCGGCGGCTTCGGCGGCTCGGCCATCGCGCTCGTCGCCGACGACCGGGTGGACCGGGTCCGCGCCACCGTGGAGCATGCCTACGCCGAGCGCGGCTGGGCCGCGCCGACGTTCCTGCCGGCCACCCCCGCCCCGGGCGCGCACCGCGTCCGCTGA
- a CDS encoding HPr family phosphocarrier protein — MPERTVAVASRSGLHARPAKIFVETAARQAVPVRIRVGDGKAVPANSMLGVLTLGAGHGAEVTLEADGPGAEEALTTLADLLSRDLDAEGIEGAEGAA, encoded by the coding sequence ATGCCGGAAAGGACAGTGGCGGTCGCCTCGCGCTCCGGCCTGCACGCCCGCCCCGCCAAGATCTTCGTCGAGACGGCGGCGCGGCAGGCCGTGCCCGTGCGCATCCGCGTGGGCGACGGCAAGGCCGTCCCCGCCAACAGCATGCTGGGCGTGCTGACCCTCGGGGCCGGGCACGGCGCCGAGGTCACCCTGGAGGCGGACGGGCCGGGGGCCGAGGAGGCCCTGACGACCCTCGCGGACCTGCTGTCCCGCGACCTCGACGCCGAAGGAATCGAGGGAGCCGAGGGAGCCGCCTGA
- a CDS encoding VOC family protein yields MNDTTPAPQVWPTLRAGDARALIAFLVEAFGFEETAVYGEGDHVDHAQLSWPAGGGIMLGSVRDTPDDKWNLTPGSFGAYAVTDDPDALFARATAAGARVVKEPYDTDYGSRDFVVRDPEGNLWSFGTYRGEPRKAAPTG; encoded by the coding sequence ATGAACGACACGACACCAGCACCTCAGGTATGGCCCACGCTGCGGGCCGGGGACGCACGCGCCCTGATCGCCTTCCTCGTCGAGGCGTTCGGCTTCGAGGAGACCGCCGTGTACGGCGAGGGCGACCACGTCGACCATGCCCAGCTCTCCTGGCCGGCAGGCGGCGGGATCATGCTGGGCAGCGTCCGCGACACCCCGGACGACAAGTGGAACCTCACCCCCGGCTCCTTCGGCGCCTATGCCGTGACCGACGACCCGGACGCGCTGTTCGCCCGGGCGACCGCCGCGGGGGCGCGGGTCGTCAAGGAGCCGTACGACACCGACTACGGCTCCCGCGACTTCGTCGTCCGCGATCCGGAGGGCAACCTCTGGTCGTTTGGCACCTACCGCGGCGAACCGCGGAAGGCGGCCCCCACGGGGTGA
- a CDS encoding PTS sugar transporter subunit IIA produces MADRAGTAPLPLDPRAVRTAATAADLEDAIRQCGAVLREISAVDGTYTEAMLERERSISTYVGEGVAIPHGTLTSKEAVRHDAICVLRFPEGVDWHGERVTVCVGIAARGDGHMRLLSRLAQILLDPDRAAALRAATEADEVIELLQPDGEEDSE; encoded by the coding sequence ATGGCTGACCGGGCCGGCACGGCCCCGCTCCCCCTCGACCCCCGCGCCGTACGGACGGCCGCGACCGCCGCGGACCTCGAGGACGCCATCCGGCAGTGCGGCGCGGTCCTCCGGGAAATCAGCGCGGTGGACGGGACCTACACCGAGGCCATGCTCGAACGCGAACGGTCGATCTCCACGTACGTCGGCGAGGGCGTGGCCATCCCGCACGGCACGCTGACGTCGAAGGAGGCGGTCCGTCACGACGCCATCTGCGTGCTGCGCTTCCCCGAGGGCGTCGACTGGCACGGTGAGCGGGTGACGGTCTGCGTCGGCATCGCGGCGCGCGGCGACGGCCACATGCGGTTGCTGTCGCGGCTCGCCCAGATCCTGCTCGACCCGGACCGCGCCGCGGCCCTGCGCGCGGCCACCGAGGCCGACGAGGTCATCGAACTGCTGCAACCGGACGGAGAGGAAGACTCCGAGTGA